One stretch of Daphnia pulicaria isolate SC F1-1A chromosome 6, SC_F0-13Bv2, whole genome shotgun sequence DNA includes these proteins:
- the LOC124344534 gene encoding protein sprouty-like: MANHAIVTQSSPSTTRGNLVSPEEEMLDRRTMELLPDRPSRIPPMAPARPAPLPGSAVRIQPPRRTTTTTTTTPTTSPIVVPRVPAPTLPLRQSTTPTTYTTANVSGSRSLQVAATTSSVEAAAEVITLSQPRPDGERVRNEYIDTPLKGGLRATTPLHAETHIHISGSPHDHLALVSPLGSQSSKTSSSSTKSLPFNNTGNTPLTSPSLKRLQSTRRSLPITKQPAQFTKDTTPSSSSAAANCRRDVNCPTTSSSTSRMVFSSPGSQSSGGGDSVICPDCDRCRCLSCRTPRPLPSKWLCGDKCLCSAESCVDYVSCLCCVKGLFYHCGSASDEDDEDDDVHRRRYHHHQPTTTSASGGGGSCADAPCSCVPSHHRMARWGCLASLTLVMPCLLCYWPLQGGVKVVEMCYQKCTRHGCRCDQQHQQQQQRRPNHTSTSSSAQPTGKTAVVVQPLPNSSGKRLLDI; the protein is encoded by the coding sequence ATGGCAAACCATGCCATCGTCACTCAAAGCAGTCCATCGACGACACGCGGGAATCTGGTCAGtccggaagaagaaatgttgGATCGACGAACAATGGAGCTGCTGCCAGACAGACCGTCGAGGATTCCGCCCATGGCTCCCGCTCGCCCGGCTCCTCTTCCAGGCTCGGCCGTTCGAATCCAACCGCCCAGaagaaccaccaccaccaccactactacCCCCACCACGTCTCCCATTGTCGTTCCACGAGTTCCGGCCCCAACTCTGCCCCTCCGGCAATCAACGACGCCGACGACCTACACCACCGCAAATGTCAGCGGAAGTCGATCGTTACAAGTGGCGGCGACGACAAGTTCAGTCGAAGCAGCGGCGGAAGTGATCACGCTGTCGCAACCGCGGCCGGATGGCGAGCGCGTCCGCAACGAGTACATCGACACGCCGTTGAAAGGCGGACTGCGGGCGACGACGCCTCTGCACGCCGAAACGCACATCCACATTAGCGGTTCTCCGCACGACCATTTGGCGCTGGTCAGTCCACTGGGCAGCCAATCGTCcaagacgtcgtcgtcgtcgaccaaGTCTCTGCCGTTCAACAACACGGGCAACACGCCATTGACGTCGCCGTCGTTGAAGCGATTGCAGAGCACACGACGATCGCTGCCCATCACCAAACAGCCGGCCCAATTCACCAAAGACACAactccgtcgtcgtcgtcggctgcTGCCAATTGCCGTCGCGATGTCAATTGCCCAACGACGTCATCGTCGACGTCGAGGATGGTCTTCTCGTCTCCGGGCAGTCAGAGCAGCGGAGGTGGCGATTCCGTCATCTGCCCGGATTGTGATCGCTGCCGTTGTTTATCCTGTCGGACTCCGCGCCCCCTGCCGTCCAAGTGGTTGTGCGGCGACAAGTGCCTCTGTTCGGCCGAATCGTGCGTCGACTACGTCTCGTGTCTCTGCTGTGTCAAAGGACTTTTCTACCATTGCGGATCGGCGTCGGATGAGGATGACGAAGATGACGACGTCCATCGGCGTcgataccaccaccaccagccaaCGACAACATCAGccagcggaggaggaggatcgtgcgccgaCGCCCCGTGCTCGTGTGTGCCCAGCCACCACCGGATGGCCCGTTGGGGTTGTCTGGCCTCTCTGACTCTGGTCATGCCGTGTTTACTCTGTTACTGGCCACTCCAAGGAGGTGTCAAAGTGGTGGAAATGTGCTACCAAAAGTGCACCCGACACGGATGCCGATGTGATCAGcagcatcaacaacaacaacaaagacgGCCCAACCATACCTCCACCTCTTCTTCTGCCCAGCCAACGGGCAAGACTGCCGTCGTCGTCCAGCCTCTACCCAATTCGTCGGGAAAACGACTTTtagatatttaa
- the LOC124342327 gene encoding eukaryotic translation initiation factor 5B-like, whose amino-acid sequence MTKKNVKKAKEESDGLATAEPEPAEDLFEEENSDKKKKKKKKKGKDDDANEASETVEKVEEVDEDQDDKKNKKAKKKVEKVDPKKDKKGGPGKKAIAAMQETLRKIKEEEDRIRREEEEAERKAEEEERIRLEQERKEQERRDLKKQREKEKRDRLKAEGKFLTPKQRAAQARSQASLEILRAQGVDVPLIGEKRPRAGTRVRTNKQQQAVAQTDESTTSEENKAEQKPDGESEVLVEEEEEEVKESWDAESSSEEEVEEEPVPTTTAETTHSKSKSESEDSDDSDEEDDSDDSSDSDNEDGKKTDALSRRERALNRIQKRRDEAEKNTDPEVLRAPVVCVLGHVDTGKTKILDKLRRTHVQDGEAGGITQQIGATNVPIEAIREQSKMVIGFQDMKLKIPGLLIIDTPGHESFSNLRSRGSSLCDIAILVVDIMHGLEPQTIESLNLLKAKKTPFVVALNKIDRLYDWISNPKKDVKDLIKSQAKNTQLEFQDRAKLVITQLAEQSMNAAVFYENPDSRSYVSMVPTSAATGDGMGNLMSLIVELTQTALAKRLMYTDELQATVLEVKAIPGYGTTVDIILINGTLHESDTIVLAGTDGPIVTQIRSLLLPQPMKELRVKNTYTEPKEVRAAQGVKITAKDLEKAIAGLNLLVAYHPDEVEICKEEVAHELKSALGRIKLQDRGVYVQASTLGSLEALLEFLKTSEIPYANIRIGPVVKKDVMKASTMLEHNAQYAVILAFDVKIERDAQEMADSVGVKIFQADIIYHLFDSFMKYRDELKAKKREEFKDVAVFPCKLRILPQFIFNTRDPIVVGVVVENGIVKEGTPLCVPTKEFVCIGIVTNIEVNHKAIETARKGQEVCIKISPTPGDSPKLYGRHFDHTDLLVSKISRESIDACKEYFRDDLQKPDWQLMVELKKLFQIL is encoded by the exons atgacgaagaaaaatgttaagaAAGCAAAGGAGGAATCAGATGGGCTAGCCACTGCTGAACCCGAGCCTGCAGAAGATCTGTTCGAGGAAGAAAATtctgacaagaaaaagaagaagaagaagaagaaaggcaagGATGATGATGCTAATGAAGCTTCTGAAACTGTTGAAAAGGTTGAAGAAGTGGACGAGGATCAAGatgataaaaagaataaaaaagccaagaaaaaagtagaaaaggttgaccccaaaaaagataaaaaaggtgGCCCAGGAAAAAAAGCCATTGCAGCAATGCAAGAGACCTTAAGGAAAATTAAA gaagaagaagaccgtatcagacgagaagaagaagaggcagaAAGaaaagccgaagaagaagagcgaaTTAGATTAGAGCAAGAACGAAAAGAACAAGAACGACGAGACCTTAAAAAACAACGTGAGAAGGAAAAACGTGATCGACTAAAGGCTGAAGGAAAATTCCTAACTCCCAAGCAGAGAGCAGCGCAGGCTCGCTCACAAGCATCTCTGGAGATATTGAGAGCGCAAG GTGTTGACGTACCTTTAATTGGAGAAAAGCGACCCAGGGCTGGTACACGAGTGCGTACGAACAAACAGCAACAAGCAGTGGCTCAAACTGACGAGAGCACGACTTCCGAAGAAAATAAAGCTGAGCAAAAACCAGATGGCGAAAGTGAAGTATTGgtagaagaggaggaagaagaagtgaaAGAATCGTGGGATGCAGAATCATCTTCAGAGGAAGAAGTGGAGGAAGAGCCTGTTCCAACCACGACTGCTGAGACGACACATTCAAAGTCGAAATCGGAGAGTGAAGATTCCGATGACTCTGACGAAGAGGATGACTCTGACGACAGTAGTGATTCAGATAACGAAGATGGCAAAAAGACAGATGCTCTCTCCAGGAGAGAAAGGGCATTAAATCGTATTCAG AAAAGACGAGACGAGGCTGAAAAGAACACGGATCCTGAAGTTTTACGTGCTCCGGTTGTTTGTGTATTGGGTCACGTAGACACgggtaaaacaaaaatcctcGACAAACTTCGTAGAACCCACGTTCAAGATGGTGAAGCTGGTGGAATTACACAACAGATTGGTGCTACCAATGTCCCGATTGAAGCCATTCGTGAACAGTCCAAAATGGTTATCGGTTTCCAGGACATGAAGTTAAAAATTCCGGGTCTTCTCATTATCGATACCCCTGGGCACGAATCTTTCAGTAATCTACGTTCTCGTGGCTCTTCCTTGTGCGACATTGCTATCTTGGTAGTCGACATTATGCACGGGCTCGAACCTCAAACTATCGAATCCCTCAACTTGCTTAAAGCAAAGAAAACTCCTTTCGTCGTAGCCCTTAACAAAATTGATAG GTTGTATGATTGGATCTCCAATCCTAAAAAAGATGTCAAGGATTTAATCAAATCGCAGGCAAAGAACACTCAACTCGAGTTTCAAGATAGGGCCAAGTTGGTTATTACTCAGCTAGCCGAACAGTCGATGAACGCAGCCGTTTTCTATGAGAATCCCGATTCACGATCGTATGTTTCCATGGTCCCAACAAGTGCTGCTACCGGTGACGGCATGGGAAATCTCATGTCGCTCATTGTAGAATTGACTCAAACCGCATTAGCTAAAAGGCTTATGTATACCGATGAGCTTCAGGCGACTGTTTTAGAAGTAAAGGCCATCCCCGGCTACGGAACAACGGTCGACATCATTCTTATTAATGGAACTCTGCACGAAAGCGACACAATTGTTTTAGCAGGAACCGACGGACCCATTGTGACACAGATTCGGTCTCTTCTCTTACCGCAACCCATGAAAGAGTTACGAGTTAAGAATACATACACGGAGCCCAAGGAAGTGCGAGCAGCACAGGGTGTGAAAATCACGGCCAAAGATTTGGAAAAGGCCATCGCCGGGTTGAATCTACTTGTTGCCTACCACCCGGATGAAGTGGAAATCTGCAAGGAAGAAGTAGCACACGAATTGAAATCTGCTTTGGGTCGAATTAAATTACAGGATCGAGGAGTCTACGTTCAAGCTTCGACTCTAGGATCCCTAGAAGCCCTTCTCGAGTTCCTGAAAACATCTGAAATTcct TATGCCAACATTCGCATCGGCCCTGTGGTGAAAAAGGACGTCATGAAAGCTTCAACCATGTTGGAGCATAATGCCCA ATATGCTGTAATTCTGGCGTTTGATGTAAAAATTGAACGTGACGCTCAGGAGATGGCAGATTCCGTTGGagtcaaaattttccaggCTGATATTATCTATCACCTGTTTGACAGTTTTATGAAATACCGTGACGAGTTAAAGGCCAAGAAGCGGGAAGAGTTCAAAGATGTTGCCGTTTTTCCATGCAAATTACGAATTCTCCCTCAG tttattttcaaCACTCGAGACCCGATCGTGGTTGGTGTGGTGGTGGAGAACGGGATTGTGAAGGAGGGCACACCGTTGTGCGTTCCGACCAAAGAG TTTGTCTGCATTGGGATCGTGACCAACATTGAAGTGAATCACAAAGCCATCGAAACGGCCCGTAAAGGTCAAGAAGTTTGTATCAAAATTAGCCCCACGCCTGGCGACAGCCCTAAACTTTATGGACGTCATTTCGACCACACGGATTTGTTGGTTTCCAAG ATTAGCCGAGAATCCATCGACGCCTGCAAGGAATATTTCCGAGACGATTTGCAGAAACCCGACTGGCAATTGATGGTCGAGTTGAAGAAGCTCTTTCAAATATTGTGA
- the LOC124342330 gene encoding nucleosome assembly protein 1-like 1-B has translation MESDKAAIVENSEEDIEEVEEEEEGSDKLSKEKLQAAVLQNPRVMAALQARLDSMVGDPSGYIKSLPAAVQRRIKALKNLQLETTKIEAEFFKEVHVLECKYQTKYQSFFEKRAKITSGELEPTDEECVWTLDDDKESEELSEDMKNKVTIEGETKEEDMKGVPEFWLTIFKNVELLADMVQDHDEPILKHLVDIKVRYNEDPMGFILDFHFTPNEFFENTVLTKTYDMKCIPDEEDPFSFEGPEIHKCKGTPIEWKKGKNVTVKTIKKKQKHKSKGSVRTVSKTVQNDSFFNFFSPPTVSDDADEDVDEDTRALLTADFEIGHYIRESIVPRATLYFTGDALMEDDFDEEEEEEEGDEEGEEGEEEEEDPDFDPRKQAKAVRGQKGQANPAECKQQ, from the exons ATGGAATCTGACAAAGCAGCAATTGTTGAAAACTCTGAGGAGGATATTGAAGAAGttgaagaggaagaggaaggATCTGATAAATTGAGCAAAGAGAAATTACAAGCGGCTGTTCTTCAGAACCCTAGGGTGATGGCTGCATTGCAGGCTCGTCTTGACAGCATGGTTGGGGACCCATCTGGATACAtcaag AGCTTACCTGCTGCTGTCCAAAGGCGCATCAAGGCACTCAAGAATCTCCAATTAGAGACCACTAAAATTGAagctgaatttttcaaagaagTGCATGTCCTTGAGTGCAAGTATCAAACTAAATATCAATCGTTTTTCGAAAAG CGAGCCAAAATCACAAGTGGAGAACTTGAACCAACTGACGAAGAATGTGTCTGGACCTTAGACGATGACAAGGAAAGTGAAGAACTTTCTGAAGACATGAAGAACAAGGTTACAATTGAAGGTGAAACTAAGGAAGAAGACATGAAAGGTGTTCCAGAGTTTTGGTTGACAATCTTCAAGAATGTTGAGCTCCTTGCTGACATGGTTCAGGATCACGATGAGCCTATCTTGAAACACCTGGTTGACATTAAAGTTCGATACAATGAGGATCCCATGGGTTTCATCCTTGATTTTCACTTCACTCCAAATGAGTTCTTTGAAAACACTGTGTTGACAAAGACTTATGACATGAAGTGTATTCCAGATGAAGAGGATCCTTTCAGTTTTGAGGGACCTGAAATCCACAAATGCAAG ggTACTCCCATTgaatggaaaaaaggaaagaacgtTACCGTTAAAACCATTAAGAAGAAGCAAAAGCATAAGTCCAAGGGCTCCGTACGCACAGTTTCCAAGACAGTTCAGAACGATtcgtttttcaatttctttagcCCACCTACTG TTTCTGACGATGCTGATGAGGATGTCGATGAAGATACTCGTGCTCTCCTGACAGCCGACTTCGAAATTGGACACTACATTCGCGAGAGTATTGTCCCCCGTGCTACTCTGTATTTCACAG GTGATGCCTTGATGGAAGATGACTTtgatgaagaagaggaggaggaagagggaGATGAAGAAGGTGAGGAAggtgaagaggaggaggaagatcCCGATTTCGATCCTCGTAAACAAGCTAAAGCTGTCCGAGGACAAAAAGGACAGGCGAATCCGGCGGAATGTAAGCAACAGTGA
- the LOC124342331 gene encoding dolichyl-phosphate beta-glucosyltransferase-like, whose translation MMLLFVLAFVVVCAILMALLFIYITSVTYAKVVRFKEENFYLNPKSVEKEPFPSIEDEPTVLLSVIVPAYNEEKRLPAMLEECLHYLEEKLKINPENTFEVIIVDDGSTDKTTQIGLGYSEKYGSDKVRVLTLSNNRGKGGAVRLGMLSSRGKQLLFADADGATTFEDISKLQENLQQLIKGQTRDAALGLVCGSRAHLEKEAIASRSLFRTLLMKGFHLLVWLFAARSIRDTQCGFKLLTRPTAKLCFPNLHIERWAFDVELIYIAEYLNIPTGEVSVRWMEIEGSKIVPVWSWLQMGRDLLLIWFRYTTGAWKIRIHS comes from the exons ATGATGCTTCTTTTTGTGTTGgcctttgttgttgtgtgcgcGATTTTGATG GCACTTCTCTTCATATACATAACATCTGTAACATATGCTAAGGTTGTTAggttcaaagaagaaaatttttatttgaatccaAAATCTGTTGAAAAAGAGCCCTTTCCTTCAATTGAGGATGAACCAACTGTACTGCTTTCAGTAATTGTACCAGCCTACAATGAAGAGAAACGat taCCTGCCATGTTGGAGGAATGCCTTCACTACCTggaagaaaaactgaaaatcaacCCAGAAAATACATTTGAAGTGATCATTGTGGATGATGGAAGTACTGACAAAACCACACAAATTGGCCTTGGTTATTCAGAAAAATATGGTTCTGATAAAGTTAGAGTGCTGACTCTGTCCAACAACAGAGGGAAAGGTGGTGCAGTGCGTTTG GGAATGCTTAGTTCTAGGGGAAAACAGTTGCTGTTTGCTGATGCTGATGGAGCAACAACATTTGAAGACATTTCTAAGCTTCAAGAAAATTTACAACAACTCATTAAAG GTCAAACCAGGGATGCAGCATTAGGTCTTGTCTGTGGTTCTCGGGCCCatttagaaaaagaagctaTAGCTTCTCGTTCCCTCTTTAGAACACTCTTAATGAAAGGATTTCATCTTCTCGTGTGGCTGTTTGCCGCTCGATCAATTCGAGATACCCAATGTGGTTTTAAACTCCTTACGAGACCGACTGCCAAGTTGTGTTTTCCGAATCTTCATATTGAGCGATG GGCTTTCGATGTCGAACTTATCTACATAGCAGAGTACTTGAACATTCCTACAGGCGAAGTTTCGGTTAGATGGATGGAAATTGAgg GTTCCAAAATTGTCCCTGTATGGAGTTGGTTACAAATGGGCCGTGATTTACTTCTAATCTGGTTCCGGTATACCACAGGAGCGTGGAAAATCCGTATACATTCATAA
- the LOC124342332 gene encoding F-box only protein 8-like, whose protein sequence is MGQYNTRNKEEGLKSNDPIRDLPLELSLAVLSHLDATDLCLAGCVWNDLAHDEMLWMGLCKNWGYHQSPKKIQSYRKLYLTLDEGCLTFCADAEKGMEYFFNNGLIKDDPKDIANFFHCTNKLSSQQMSHYLDKRGDVLDHLIGLQNFKGESLPNALRTVLSRTLAGDNHGNYLHVLLDKFSRRFFECNPNLNLTPDTIYIVSFSLIILSVDLSSPHIKNKMSKREFIRNVRRAVGHRIDDDWCGHLYDDVYLSGHIASSRGRCKQYLPNRTPLNYVNAG, encoded by the exons ATGGGTCAATACAATACAAGAAACAAGGAAGAAGGACTCAAATCTAATg ATCCAATTAGAGACCTCCCCCTGGAACTCAGTCTTGCTGTGCTCTCTCATTTGGATGCAACAGATTTGTGCCTCGCAGGCTGTGTTTGGAATGACTTGGCCCACGATGAAATGTTGTGGATGGG GCTGTGCAAAAATTGGGGTTACCACCAATCACCAAAGAAAATACAATCATACCGAAAACTATATCTTACCCTTGATGAAGGGTGTTTGACATTTTGTGCAGATGCAGaaaag GGAATGGAGTACTTTTTCAATAATGGATTAATAAAGGATGACCCTAAAGATATTGCAAATTTCTTTCACTGCACAAATAAACTTAGTTCTCAACAAATGTCTCATTATCTAGACAAAAG ggGAGATGTACTTGATCATTTAATTGGTTTACAAAACTTCAAAGGCGAATCTCTGCCGAATGCTCTTCGTACTGTTCTTTCCCGAACATTGGCGGGAGATAATCATGGAAATTATTTACACGTTCTTCTTGACAAATTTTCCCGTCGTTTTTTTGAATGCaatccaaatttgaatttgacacCGG ACACCATCTATATCGTCAGTTTTTCCTTGATAATTCTTTCCGTGGATCTTTCCAGCCCtcacataaaaaataaaatgtcaaagCGCGAATTTATTCGGAACGTGCGAAGAGCAGTTGGTCACAGGATAGACGACGATTGGTGTGGACATTTATACGATGac GTTTATCTGTCTGGACACATTGCATCGAGTAGAGGGCGATGCAAACAATATTTGCCGAACAGAACACCACTGAACTACGTGAATGCAGGATAG